A stretch of the Clostridium fungisolvens genome encodes the following:
- a CDS encoding Fur family transcriptional regulator — MSQVSSKDYNQLKEDLKKKGYKLTPQRRAIVDTILLNKGKHLTAEEIYDEVKVGCPEIGLATVYRTILLLEEMGIIYRLDLNDGSARYEMAHDDEHHRHHHLVCNNCGKVIEVEADLLDDLEELIEKKCDFKIMDHSVKFYGLCSECVGKDI; from the coding sequence ATGTCACAGGTATCATCAAAAGACTATAATCAATTGAAAGAAGATTTGAAAAAGAAAGGCTACAAATTGACTCCGCAAAGAAGAGCAATTGTAGATACTATTCTATTAAATAAAGGCAAGCACCTTACAGCTGAAGAAATTTATGATGAAGTGAAAGTAGGTTGCCCTGAGATAGGATTAGCGACTGTATATAGAACTATTTTACTTTTAGAAGAGATGGGGATAATATATAGACTTGATTTAAATGATGGAAGTGCAAGGTACGAAATGGCTCATGATGATGAGCATCATAGACACCATCATTTAGTTTGCAATAACTGTGGTAAGGTAATTGAAGTTGAAGCGGATTTACTTGATGATTTAGAAGAACTAATTGAAAAAAAATGCGACTTCAAGATAATGGATCACAGCGTGAAATTTTATGGCTTATGCAGCGAATGTGTTGGTAAAGACATATAA
- a CDS encoding PRC-barrel domain-containing protein translates to MQRIKDFEYMNAYNIQGKKLGSIKEIYIDFFNGKLKGFEVNRRGLKKENFIDIQDIITLNKSLIFDKFSKAQGLPFCKIKSMDVVDKCGEIVGVVEDIVIDPSDYTIKGLIISSGFINKLIKGKNIVLLSQIILGEKFILYYGSYNVLLKSMPHSFTKGDCYEET, encoded by the coding sequence ATGCAAAGAATTAAAGACTTCGAATATATGAATGCATATAATATACAAGGTAAAAAACTAGGTTCAATAAAAGAAATATATATTGACTTTTTCAATGGAAAACTTAAAGGATTTGAAGTAAATAGAAGGGGGCTAAAAAAAGAAAACTTCATAGATATACAAGATATAATAACGCTAAATAAAAGTTTGATATTTGATAAATTCAGTAAGGCGCAAGGCCTCCCTTTTTGCAAGATAAAAAGTATGGATGTAGTAGACAAATGTGGAGAGATAGTAGGAGTAGTTGAGGATATAGTTATTGATCCATCAGATTATACCATTAAGGGACTAATAATATCCTCTGGTTTTATAAACAAACTAATAAAAGGGAAGAATATAGTGCTGCTAAGTCAAATCATACTAGGAGAAAAGTTTATTTTGTATTATGGAAGCTATAATGTGCTATTAAAATCAATGCCACATAGCTTTACAAAAGGAGATTGCTATGAAGAAACCTAG
- the mltG gene encoding endolytic transglycosylase MltG, with protein MRNFKKPLIFISSFILIVLIAITFFYIKYLRAINDPLQGKGSTVNVVVKEGESLYDVLDHLNSDKSLKSLYAAKYYIKKNNLGGEIQPGTYDILIGTSLDKIISLLKEGGHNIKITIPEGLNVEEIAAKVEKSGLVTKDEFLAAVKKYPLPKYVKENKDKRYELEGYLFPDTYFFKKSDKSDDIIMAMIARFQQVMSEVQKETNKSISDSDYEDIINKASMIEKEARVDSDRPLISSVIDNRLKKNMPLQLDATILYAIGQHKDVVTLKDLEVKSPYNTYKSKGLPVGPICNPGKQSILAAVKPEDTNFLYYLLKKNNEHYFTADYNDFLKMKKELGY; from the coding sequence ATGAGAAACTTTAAAAAGCCTTTAATTTTTATTTCTTCCTTTATATTAATAGTTCTTATTGCTATAACATTTTTCTACATAAAATATTTAAGAGCTATAAATGACCCTCTCCAAGGAAAGGGAAGTACAGTAAATGTAGTTGTAAAAGAAGGAGAAAGTCTATACGACGTTCTAGATCATTTAAATAGTGATAAGTCACTAAAGAGTTTATATGCAGCAAAATACTATATAAAGAAAAACAACTTAGGTGGAGAGATTCAGCCAGGTACATATGACATTTTAATAGGAACTTCTCTTGACAAAATTATTAGTTTGCTAAAAGAAGGTGGACATAACATTAAAATAACAATTCCTGAAGGGTTGAATGTGGAGGAAATTGCAGCAAAGGTTGAGAAAAGTGGTCTTGTCACTAAAGACGAATTTTTAGCTGCAGTAAAAAAATATCCATTACCTAAGTATGTAAAAGAAAATAAAGATAAAAGATATGAGCTTGAAGGATATTTATTCCCAGACACATATTTTTTCAAGAAGAGCGATAAGTCTGATGACATAATAATGGCAATGATTGCCAGATTCCAGCAAGTGATGAGTGAAGTTCAAAAGGAAACTAATAAATCAATATCAGATTCTGATTATGAGGACATAATAAATAAGGCTTCAATGATTGAAAAAGAAGCTAGAGTGGATTCTGATAGACCTTTAATATCTTCAGTTATTGATAATAGATTAAAAAAGAATATGCCTCTTCAATTAGATGCAACAATATTATATGCTATAGGACAACATAAAGATGTAGTAACCCTTAAGGATTTAGAAGTTAAGTCTCCTTATAATACGTATAAAAGTAAAGGATTACCAGTAGGCCCAATCTGTAATCCAGGAAAGCAATCAATCTTAGCTGCGGTTAAACCGGAAGATACTAACTTCTTATACTACTTACTGAAGAAAAATAATGAGCACTATTTTACTGCTGATTATAATGATTTTTTAAAGATGAAGAAAGAATTAGGATATTAA
- the typA gene encoding translational GTPase TypA, whose protein sequence is MELITRNDIRNIAIIAHVDHGKTTLVDALLRQSNIFRANEKVEERVMDSNDLEKERGITILSKNTAVTYNDIKINIIDTPGHADFGGEVERVLKMVDSVLLVVDSYEGPMPQTKFVLKKALELGLDPIVVINKIDRADARPTDVIDEVFELFLELGATDKQLDFPIVYASAREGFAKMEVEDESSNMEPLFNTIIEHVEPPKGYIDAPLQMLVTTIDSSEYVGKIVIGKVVRGRVSKNQNIAVVRKDGSTSNYKVSSLYTYNGLKREEANEAALGDIIALSGIVDVNIGETIADAQNPEALPFVDIDEPTLNMNFMVNDSPFAGREGDFVTSRHLRDRLMKELETNVSLRVNELSPDRFEVSGRGELHLSILIETMRREGYEFQVSKPNVIFKEEHGKKVEPIEYLTIDVPEEFMGPVMEKLGPRKAEMVNMTSAVNGYTRLEFLIPARGLIGFRSEFMTDTKGNGIMNHVFEGYDKYRGDIPGRSRGSLVAFEAGDAIAYGLFNAQERGTLFIEPGTEVYSGMVCGECSRAEDIEVNVCKRKHQSNTRASGSDDSLRLTPAKKLSLEECLEFINSDELVEVTPKNIRMRKRLLDSNERKRAARK, encoded by the coding sequence ATGGAATTAATAACAAGAAATGATATAAGAAACATAGCAATAATTGCTCACGTTGACCATGGTAAAACTACTTTAGTTGATGCGCTATTAAGACAAAGTAATATATTCAGAGCAAATGAAAAAGTAGAAGAAAGAGTAATGGACTCCAATGACCTAGAAAAGGAAAGAGGAATAACTATACTTTCAAAGAATACAGCAGTTACATACAATGACATTAAGATAAATATAATAGATACTCCAGGACATGCTGACTTCGGTGGAGAAGTTGAGAGAGTTCTTAAGATGGTTGATAGCGTTCTTTTAGTTGTAGACTCTTATGAAGGACCTATGCCTCAGACTAAATTCGTTTTAAAGAAGGCTTTAGAACTTGGATTGGATCCAATAGTTGTAATCAATAAAATCGATAGAGCAGATGCTAGACCTACTGATGTTATTGATGAAGTTTTTGAATTGTTCTTAGAGCTTGGAGCAACTGATAAACAGTTAGATTTCCCAATAGTTTATGCTTCAGCTAGAGAAGGTTTTGCAAAGATGGAAGTTGAAGATGAAAGCTCAAACATGGAACCTTTATTCAACACTATAATAGAGCATGTTGAACCACCAAAGGGATACATAGATGCTCCTCTTCAAATGCTTGTTACTACAATAGATTCAAGTGAATATGTTGGTAAGATAGTAATAGGTAAAGTTGTTCGTGGTAGAGTATCAAAGAATCAAAATATTGCTGTTGTAAGAAAAGATGGATCTACATCAAATTACAAGGTGTCAAGTCTTTATACATATAATGGACTAAAGAGAGAAGAAGCAAATGAAGCTGCACTTGGAGATATAATAGCTTTAAGTGGTATAGTTGATGTAAATATTGGAGAGACTATAGCAGACGCTCAAAATCCAGAGGCACTACCATTTGTTGATATAGACGAGCCTACATTAAATATGAACTTCATGGTAAATGACTCACCATTTGCAGGACGTGAAGGTGATTTCGTTACTTCAAGACATTTAAGAGATAGACTTATGAAAGAACTTGAAACAAATGTAAGTTTAAGAGTAAATGAACTTTCTCCTGACCGTTTTGAAGTTAGTGGAAGAGGAGAACTACATCTTTCAATACTTATAGAAACAATGAGAAGAGAAGGATATGAATTCCAAGTTTCTAAGCCAAATGTTATATTTAAAGAAGAACATGGAAAGAAAGTAGAACCTATTGAGTACTTAACTATAGATGTTCCAGAAGAATTTATGGGACCTGTTATGGAAAAACTAGGACCTAGAAAAGCTGAAATGGTTAATATGACTTCAGCTGTAAATGGGTACACAAGATTAGAATTCTTAATACCTGCTAGAGGTCTTATAGGATTCAGAAGTGAATTCATGACAGATACTAAAGGTAATGGTATAATGAACCACGTATTTGAAGGCTACGATAAATACAGAGGTGATATTCCTGGAAGAAGCAGAGGATCACTTGTTGCTTTTGAAGCTGGTGATGCAATAGCTTATGGATTATTCAATGCTCAAGAAAGAGGTACTCTATTCATAGAACCAGGTACTGAAGTTTATTCAGGAATGGTATGCGGTGAGTGTTCAAGAGCGGAAGATATAGAAGTTAATGTTTGTAAGAGAAAACATCAATCTAATACAAGAGCTTCTGGTTCTGATGATTCATTAAGATTAACTCCAGCAAAGAAACTTTCACTAGAAGAATGTCTAGAATTTATAAATTCTGACGAGCTTGTAGAAGTTACCCCTAAAAACATTAGAATGAGAAAGAGATTATTAGATTCTAATGAAAGAAAGAGAGCTGCAAGAAAGTAA
- the ruvX gene encoding Holliday junction resolvase RuvX: MRIIGLDFGQKTIGVAVSDPLGFTAQGITTIRRKNFRYDLEEVKKIFDEYNAELIVIGLPKNMNGTIGPSGEMAQDFGKRLVELFNPKIEFWDERLTTVAAHRAMLEADLSRNKRKKIVDKIAATFILQGYLDRLAKQ, translated from the coding sequence ATGCGTATAATAGGATTAGATTTTGGACAAAAAACTATTGGGGTGGCAGTATCAGATCCCTTAGGATTTACTGCTCAAGGAATCACAACGATTAGAAGAAAAAACTTCAGATATGATCTCGAAGAAGTGAAGAAAATCTTTGATGAGTACAATGCAGAGCTCATTGTTATAGGACTTCCTAAAAATATGAATGGAACAATTGGTCCTTCAGGTGAAATGGCTCAAGACTTTGGAAAACGACTTGTTGAATTATTCAACCCTAAAATTGAATTTTGGGATGAGAGACTTACTACTGTTGCGGCTCATCGTGCAATGCTAGAAGCGGATTTATCAAGAAATAAAAGAAAAAAGATAGTTGATAAGATTGCAGCCACATTTATACTTCAAGGTTATCTGGATAGATTGGCAAAGCAATAA
- the alaS gene encoding alanine--tRNA ligase: MKYMGANELRDAYLKFFESKDHLVMPSFSLVPKNDKSLLLINAGMAPLKPYFTGVEEPPRKRVATCQKCIRTGDIENVGKTSRHGTFFEMLGNFSFGDYFKNEIIPWAWEFITETLSIPKDKLYVTIYLEDDEAFDIWTSKTDVDPSRIFRLGKDDNFWEIGVGPCGPCTEIHFDRGDGKITSVEEFVKAADEDRVVEFWNLVFTQFDKDEEGNYNRLAKPNIDTGMGLERITTIMQGVDNIFEIDTVKNILGTVSKIANVEYKSDDNKDVSLRIITDHVKGVTMLICDGVQPSNEGRGYVLRRLLRRAARHGRLLGIKELFLTKIVDSVVENYSSGYPELLEKAQYIKKVVLLEEERFNETIDSGMDILKGYINELEAAKGEVLSGEKVFKLYDTYGFPLELTEEILEEKGMKVDLEGFNREMKEQRERARAARGTTSYMGSDEIPVNKIEATLSTNFDGYGTIKHQGTVLLLSDSTEFREELSEGEEGFLVVDNTPFYAEMGGQVGDTGIITGEGFKAEVLDCKKNPGGKIYHVIKVTFGTVKVNDTVSLEVDNNRRNSICKNHTATHMLHEALREVLGEHVNQSGSYVDSERLRFDFTHFSALSAEELYKVETMVNEKIMEAYSVCTDVMTIDQAKNSGAMALFDDKYSDEVRVVSIGDFSKELCGGTHVSNSGQIGLFKVVSETGVAAGIRRIEALTGFNAIKHFESKSEIIREVTSTLKCNEKDILRKLHSQTVDLKEKEKEIQELKLKMVQGSENDILASAKEIKGVKVVASTVEGLDGNALRDLADKIRNKVGNGVVVLGSAADGKVNLVAMATRDAIEKGIHCGKIIKEVATIAGGGGGGRPDMAQAGGKNPEKLNEALAKVNELVELLVK; this comes from the coding sequence ATGAAATACATGGGAGCAAACGAATTAAGAGATGCATATCTAAAGTTTTTTGAAAGTAAAGATCATCTAGTAATGCCATCATTCTCGTTAGTACCAAAGAATGATAAGAGCTTACTTTTAATAAATGCTGGTATGGCGCCTTTAAAACCATATTTTACTGGAGTTGAAGAACCACCAAGAAAGAGAGTTGCTACTTGTCAAAAGTGTATAAGAACTGGCGATATAGAAAATGTAGGAAAGACTTCAAGACATGGTACTTTCTTTGAAATGCTTGGAAACTTTTCATTTGGAGATTATTTTAAGAACGAGATAATTCCATGGGCATGGGAATTTATAACTGAAACTCTTTCTATACCTAAAGATAAATTATATGTGACTATATATCTAGAAGATGATGAAGCTTTCGATATATGGACTTCTAAAACGGATGTAGATCCAAGTAGAATATTTAGACTAGGTAAAGACGATAACTTCTGGGAAATAGGAGTTGGACCATGTGGACCATGTACAGAAATCCACTTTGACAGAGGTGATGGGAAGATTACTTCTGTAGAAGAATTTGTAAAGGCAGCAGATGAAGATAGAGTAGTAGAATTCTGGAATCTAGTTTTCACACAATTTGATAAAGATGAAGAGGGAAATTATAACAGATTAGCTAAGCCTAATATAGATACAGGTATGGGGCTTGAGAGAATTACTACTATTATGCAAGGTGTAGATAATATTTTTGAGATTGATACCGTTAAAAATATATTAGGAACTGTAAGCAAAATAGCAAATGTAGAATATAAATCAGATGACAATAAAGATGTTTCTTTAAGAATAATAACTGATCACGTAAAAGGTGTAACTATGCTGATATGTGATGGAGTTCAACCTTCAAATGAAGGAAGAGGTTATGTGTTAAGAAGACTTCTAAGAAGAGCTGCTAGACATGGAAGGTTACTAGGAATCAAAGAGCTGTTCTTAACTAAAATAGTTGATTCAGTTGTTGAAAATTATTCAAGTGGTTATCCTGAACTTTTAGAGAAAGCTCAGTATATAAAGAAAGTAGTTCTATTAGAAGAAGAAAGATTTAATGAAACTATAGACAGTGGTATGGATATACTTAAAGGATATATAAATGAACTTGAAGCTGCTAAAGGAGAAGTCCTTTCAGGAGAAAAAGTATTCAAATTATATGATACTTATGGATTTCCATTAGAGTTAACTGAAGAAATACTTGAAGAAAAGGGCATGAAGGTAGATCTTGAAGGCTTTAACAGGGAAATGAAGGAACAAAGAGAGAGAGCAAGAGCTGCAAGAGGAACTACAAGCTACATGGGCAGTGATGAGATTCCTGTAAATAAAATAGAAGCAACTCTAAGCACAAACTTCGATGGTTATGGAACAATAAAACATCAAGGAACAGTACTATTACTTTCAGATTCTACAGAATTTAGAGAAGAGTTATCAGAAGGTGAAGAAGGTTTCTTAGTTGTTGATAACACACCATTCTATGCTGAAATGGGTGGCCAGGTAGGAGATACTGGAATAATAACAGGAGAAGGATTTAAAGCAGAAGTTTTAGATTGTAAGAAGAATCCTGGTGGAAAGATTTATCATGTTATAAAAGTTACTTTTGGTACTGTTAAGGTTAACGATACTGTAAGTCTTGAAGTTGATAATAACAGAAGAAACAGTATATGCAAAAACCATACAGCTACTCATATGCTTCATGAAGCGTTAAGAGAAGTACTTGGTGAACATGTAAACCAATCTGGATCATATGTAGACAGCGAAAGACTTAGATTTGACTTTACTCATTTCTCAGCATTATCAGCTGAAGAGTTATATAAAGTTGAAACTATGGTAAATGAAAAAATAATGGAAGCATACTCTGTTTGTACAGATGTGATGACTATAGATCAAGCAAAAAACAGTGGAGCTATGGCTCTATTTGATGATAAATATAGTGATGAAGTTAGAGTAGTATCTATAGGTGATTTCTCAAAAGAACTTTGTGGAGGTACTCACGTAAGTAATTCAGGACAAATTGGATTATTTAAAGTAGTTTCTGAAACTGGTGTTGCAGCAGGAATAAGAAGAATAGAAGCGTTAACTGGCTTTAATGCAATAAAACACTTTGAAAGTAAAAGTGAAATCATAAGAGAAGTTACTTCAACACTAAAATGTAATGAAAAAGATATTTTAAGAAAATTACATTCACAAACTGTTGATTTAAAAGAAAAGGAAAAAGAAATACAAGAGCTTAAGCTTAAAATGGTTCAAGGTTCTGAAAATGATATTCTAGCTAGTGCTAAAGAAATTAAAGGTGTAAAAGTTGTGGCTTCAACTGTTGAAGGCCTTGATGGAAATGCGTTAAGAGATTTAGCTGATAAAATAAGAAATAAAGTTGGTAATGGAGTAGTGGTTTTAGGAAGTGCTGCTGACGGAAAAGTAAACCTAGTAGCTATGGCAACTAGAGATGCTATAGAAAAAGGAATACATTGTGGTAAGATTATAAAAGAAGTAGCAACAATCGCTGGCGGCGGCGGTGGCGGAAGACCAGATATGGCTCAAGCTGGAGGTAAGAATCCAGAAAAGCTAAACGAGGCATTAGCGAAAGTAAATGAGTTAGTAGAATTATTGGTAAAATAG
- a CDS encoding ribonuclease J, which produces MKREKLKAKIIPLGGTNEIGKNMTAIEFKDDIIVIDSGLKFPEEDMFGIDIVIPDITYLLKNKDKVKGIFLTHGHEDHIGALPYVLKQLNIPIYGTKLTLGIVESKLKEHGLLSTTERIVVKPKDVIKLDSVSVEFIKTNHSIADSVAIAIHTPMGVILHTGDFKIDYTPIDGEVIDLARFAELGKKGVLALMADSTNVERPGYTMSESIVGDNFLKMFAKAKGRILVATFASNIHRIQQIITAAQENERKVAVSGRSMENIVQVAIELGYLQIDKEVLITLDNINKYPNDKLVIITTGSQGEPMSALARMASSEHKKINIVEGDLVVISATPIPGNEKFVSRIVNQLFKKGAEVIYESVAGVHVSGHACQEELKLMHTLTKPRYFIPVHGEYRHLKQHGELAVKLGLPPKNFLIPENGDVIEITRDNLRKNGTVISGNVFVDGLGVGDVGNIVLRDRKHLSQDGILTVVVTIERESGNVIAGPDIISRGFVYVRESEDLMDQAKEIVKSVLRQCEENKVSDWATMKSNMKNELRVFLYEKTKRKPMILPIIMEI; this is translated from the coding sequence ATGAAGCGTGAAAAACTAAAGGCGAAAATCATTCCTTTAGGTGGCACAAATGAAATTGGAAAAAACATGACTGCCATTGAGTTTAAAGATGATATAATCGTCATAGACAGCGGATTAAAATTTCCAGAAGAAGATATGTTCGGAATAGATATCGTAATTCCAGACATAACGTATTTACTAAAGAATAAAGACAAAGTTAAGGGTATATTCCTAACACACGGACATGAAGACCACATCGGTGCGTTGCCTTATGTGCTTAAGCAACTTAACATACCTATATACGGAACAAAGTTAACATTAGGTATAGTTGAAAGCAAATTAAAGGAACACGGTCTTCTAAGTACTACAGAACGTATTGTAGTAAAGCCAAAGGACGTTATCAAACTTGATTCGGTTTCAGTTGAATTTATTAAGACAAATCACAGTATAGCGGATTCGGTAGCTATAGCAATTCATACTCCAATGGGAGTCATATTGCATACTGGTGACTTTAAGATCGACTATACACCAATCGATGGAGAAGTAATTGATTTAGCTAGATTCGCAGAACTTGGTAAGAAAGGTGTACTTGCGCTGATGGCTGATAGTACCAATGTTGAAAGACCTGGATATACTATGTCTGAGAGCATTGTAGGAGATAACTTCTTAAAAATGTTTGCAAAGGCAAAAGGAAGAATATTAGTTGCAACTTTTGCGTCTAATATCCATAGAATTCAACAAATAATAACTGCAGCTCAAGAGAATGAGAGAAAAGTAGCAGTTTCGGGAAGAAGCATGGAAAACATTGTTCAAGTTGCTATTGAGCTTGGATATTTACAAATCGATAAAGAGGTTTTAATAACTCTAGATAATATAAATAAGTATCCAAATGATAAACTTGTAATAATAACTACCGGAAGTCAGGGAGAGCCAATGTCAGCTTTAGCTAGAATGGCTTCATCTGAACACAAAAAGATTAATATAGTAGAAGGAGATTTGGTTGTAATATCAGCTACTCCTATACCTGGAAACGAAAAATTTGTGTCGAGAATAGTAAATCAACTATTTAAAAAAGGTGCTGAGGTAATATATGAATCTGTTGCAGGTGTTCACGTTTCTGGTCATGCATGTCAAGAAGAACTAAAACTTATGCATACATTAACAAAGCCTAGATACTTTATACCTGTTCACGGAGAATATAGACATCTAAAGCAGCACGGTGAACTTGCTGTTAAGCTCGGATTACCACCTAAGAATTTCTTGATACCTGAAAATGGAGATGTTATTGAAATTACTAGAGATAACCTAAGAAAAAATGGAACAGTAATTTCAGGAAACGTTTTTGTTGATGGATTAGGTGTAGGCGATGTAGGTAATATAGTACTTAGAGATAGAAAACATTTATCTCAAGATGGTATACTTACCGTGGTTGTTACTATCGAAAGAGAAAGTGGCAATGTAATTGCAGGACCTGATATAATATCAAGAGGTTTCGTTTATGTAAGAGAATCAGAAGACTTAATGGATCAGGCTAAGGAAATTGTTAAATCGGTACTTAGACAATGTGAAGAGAATAAAGTTTCTGATTGGGCTACAATGAAGTCAAACATGAAAAATGAATTAAGAGTTTTCTTATATGAGAAAACTAAGAGAAAACCTATGATATTACCAATAATAATGGAAATATAA
- a CDS encoding AI-2E family transporter — protein sequence MKKPSKKIIINLILAAVILIVVVLYIKLRIIREVIFIIIFSFIVSYTLKPLLMYSMEKTKINKKLGAGLIILAVFSFVVITIVGVIPSLFKEGANIETIMNSVERLVNWVNSKVHMNQYGIFDTLSVQINERLNVALSNFSEKAFDSLVDFSENLLSLAVVPVVSYYFLAEGNVIENKLLLLVPMKKRSIIKRIISDIDKALGRYIFSQFVLCIIIGVLTFFVLICLKIQFPILLSIFNAVVNIIPYFGPLIGAIPAILVALIQSPTKAIYATILLFIIQQVEGNLISPQITASSIKMHPLLIIILLLIGEKIGGFFGMILAIPIGVIIKVIYEDIDYHMY from the coding sequence ATGAAGAAACCTAGTAAAAAAATTATAATTAATTTGATATTAGCGGCAGTGATCCTAATAGTTGTGGTTCTATATATTAAATTAAGGATTATAAGGGAAGTTATCTTTATTATCATTTTTTCCTTCATTGTTTCCTATACATTAAAACCTCTTTTAATGTATAGCATGGAAAAGACCAAGATAAATAAGAAGCTTGGTGCAGGCTTAATTATTTTAGCTGTATTCAGCTTTGTTGTGATTACAATAGTAGGTGTAATTCCTTCACTTTTTAAGGAAGGTGCAAATATAGAGACTATAATGAATTCTGTTGAGAGGTTAGTAAACTGGGTTAATTCGAAAGTACATATGAATCAATATGGAATTTTTGATACTCTAAGTGTGCAAATTAACGAAAGATTAAATGTAGCATTAAGCAATTTTTCTGAGAAGGCTTTTGATAGCCTAGTAGATTTTAGTGAAAATTTGCTTTCGCTTGCAGTTGTTCCTGTTGTAAGTTACTATTTTTTGGCTGAAGGCAATGTGATCGAAAATAAGCTTTTACTATTAGTTCCAATGAAAAAAAGATCTATTATTAAAAGAATAATAAGTGATATCGACAAGGCTTTAGGTAGATATATATTTAGTCAGTTTGTATTATGTATTATAATTGGAGTACTTACTTTTTTTGTGCTAATATGCTTGAAAATACAGTTTCCTATTCTGTTATCAATTTTTAATGCAGTGGTAAACATAATACCGTACTTTGGACCATTGATAGGTGCGATACCTGCTATTTTAGTAGCTTTAATTCAGTCACCAACCAAAGCTATATATGCTACCATATTGCTTTTTATAATACAACAGGTTGAAGGAAACTTGATTTCCCCTCAAATAACAGCTTCAAGTATAAAGATGCATCCACTATTAATAATAATACTTTTACTTATAGGCGAAAAAATTGGTGGATTTTTTGGAATGATTTTAGCAATACCTATAGGAGTTATAATCAAAGTTATTTATGAAGATATTGATTATCATATGTATTAG
- a CDS encoding YlbF family regulator, whose protein sequence is MTNIYDKAHDFANVLKDLPEVVAYREASKKISESPELKKIVEDFRRIQIEAYNEQFQTGTVSDATKEKMQKVGSVAMINPSVAVYLQSEAQFAVIWEDLLKIFNDAIGVDIITPNS, encoded by the coding sequence ATGACAAATATATATGATAAAGCTCATGATTTTGCAAACGTACTTAAGGATTTACCTGAAGTAGTTGCATATAGAGAAGCTTCAAAAAAAATATCTGAAAGTCCAGAACTAAAAAAAATAGTTGAGGATTTTAGAAGGATTCAAATAGAGGCTTATAATGAGCAATTTCAAACTGGAACTGTAAGTGATGCAACAAAGGAGAAAATGCAAAAAGTTGGAAGCGTTGCGATGATTAATCCTTCTGTAGCTGTATACCTTCAAAGTGAAGCTCAATTTGCAGTTATATGGGAAGACTTGTTAAAAATATTTAACGATGCAATCGGTGTGGATATAATTACACCAAATTCCTAG
- a CDS encoding DUF1292 domain-containing protein yields the protein MENNIDTIVLLDEDGIETEFEVITKLDIEDNEYVIVVPVDGSEDDAIALKIVTDEEGNDALITVEDEEEFAMVAEAYETLFADDLN from the coding sequence ATGGAAAATAATATTGATACAATAGTATTGCTAGATGAAGATGGAATTGAAACTGAATTTGAGGTTATTACAAAACTTGATATTGAAGACAATGAATACGTAATCGTAGTTCCAGTAGATGGATCAGAAGATGATGCGATTGCGTTAAAAATCGTTACAGATGAAGAGGGAAATGATGCTTTGATAACAGTAGAAGATGAGGAAGAATTTGCAATGGTTGCAGAAGCATATGAAACTCTTTTTGCTGATGACTTAAATTAA
- a CDS encoding IreB family regulatory phosphoprotein produces the protein MANNLDHTMQFDFTKNKKDLTKAILNEVYNSLKEKGYNPVNQLVGYLISGDPTYITNYNGARALVRKLERDEILEEVIKSYLEIK, from the coding sequence ATGGCAAATAATTTAGATCATACAATGCAATTTGACTTTACAAAGAATAAAAAAGACTTGACAAAGGCTATCTTGAATGAGGTTTATAATTCTTTAAAGGAAAAAGGTTACAACCCTGTAAATCAACTTGTAGGTTATTTAATTTCAGGAGACCCTACTTACATCACAAATTATAATGGTGCAAGGGCTTTGGTAAGAAAACTTGAAAGAGATGAAATTCTTGAAGAGGTAATAAAATCTTATCTAGAGATAAAATAG